The proteins below are encoded in one region of Brassica napus cultivar Da-Ae chromosome A6, Da-Ae, whole genome shotgun sequence:
- the BNAA06G07530D gene encoding E3 ubiquitin-protein ligase AIRP2, which produces MYNQLAISSSSSSSSSSPSSYYESLKILEADVQHANTLAEAIPMGKNNVRLQMKLVHSNFASLLLFLLRWMDLSCSCLLPRYFNLFHVLVYKVHSDGQPKLTTHGRKATISEFYGVILPSLQLLHSNLDELANADLGFDLKRLSKKITKEARSSSRFSNAAFDREEECGICLETCTKMVLPNCCHSMCIKCYRNWNLKSQSCPFCRGSMKRVNSEDLWVLAGDNDVVDTRTASREDLFRFYLYINSLPKDYPEALFLVYYEYSNLI; this is translated from the exons atgtaTAATCAGTTGgctatatcttcttcttcttcttcatcatcatcttctccttcttcgtaCTATGAATCTTTGAAGATTTTGGAAGCTGATGTCCAACACGCAAACACTTT GGCAGAAGCAATTCCAATGGGGAAGAACAATGTGAGGCTTCAGATGAAACTGGTTCATAGCAACTTTGCTTCGTTATTACTCTTCTTGCTTCGGTGGATGGATCTTTCTTGCTCATGTCTGCTTCCTCGCTACTTTAACCTCTTTCATGTTCTTGTCTACAAG GTTCATTCTGATGGACAACCTAAGCTCACCACGCACGGGAGGAAAGCAACTATCAGTGAGTTCTATG GTGTGATACTACCATCACTTCAGCTATTACACAGCAACTTAGACGAGCTGGCAAACGCAGACCTCGGGTTTGACCTTAAAAGACTCAGCAAGAAGATAACAAAAGAGGCTCGCAGCAGTAGTAGATTCAGCAACGCCGCGTTTGATCGTGAGGAAGAATGTGGAATCTGTCTAGAAACTTGCACCAAAATGGTTTTGCCTAATTGCTGTCACTCCATGTGCATCAAATGCTACCGCAACTG GAACTTGAAGTCTCAGTCATGCCCGTTCTGCCGGGGGAGCATGAAGAGAGTGAACTCAGAAGATTTGTGGGTGCTTGCTGGTGACAACGACGTGGTGGATACAAGGACGGCTTCGAGGGAAGATTTGTTCAGATTCTACCTCTACATCAATAGCCTTCCCAAGGATTACCCTGAAGCTCTCTTCTTGGTTTACTATGAGTACTCAAATCTGATTTAG
- the LOC106346438 gene encoding protein CROWDED NUCLEI 2: protein MFTPQRKQWMSPAMTPRSETRVTNPRNADRKGKAIAFSEDPVNSTLPPPPIGTLTGEGFSRGEADDMDMGDWRRFREVGLLDEASMERKDREALLEKISTLEKELYGYQHNMGLLLMENKVWASKHEQLDQALLEAQEILKREQSSHLYALTTVEQREENLRKALGLEKQCVEELEKALREMQEENNKTRLASEAKLAEANALVASVTGRSSDVESKIYSAESKLAEATRKSSELEMRLKEVETRERVLQQERLSFAKERESYEETFHKQRDYLHEWEKKLQEKEESMPEQKRSLNHREEKVNEKEKNLKLKAKELEERERKIALSMSKCKETEEDLNKRLQELTAKEKESCTLQSMLMAKERELRALEEKLIAREGTEIQKLIDDQKAELADKMLAFEQECEERRKSLDKELQRKTEEVERQRVEIDHGEEKLQKRNQALNKKFERVTEKEMDLEAKSKAIREKEKDIQAEEKRLSLEKQQLLSDKESLMDLQQEIENIRSEMMKKEDAIREELKSLEIKKGEREEYQRLQSELKSQIEKSRLHEEFLSKEVENLKQEKERFEKEWEILDEKQAEYNKERMRISEEKAKLERFEMLERERLKKEESAFRVQIKQELDDIRLQRESFEANMEHERSALHEKAKLEHSKALDDLETMRRNLEIEQQKRKEEDEKALQDRLSQFEDKRMKELSDINRRKQALNREMEEMVSKRGALQKESEEIAKHKEKLKEQQAEMHNDISELSTLSINLKKRREEFARERGRFLAFVQKLKDCESCGQLANEFVLSDLQLPYNEEEAIPPPNGVVSDLPESSDESDSCNINKSLDRDASGSGRRPNMSILQKCTSILFSPSKRAEHDMDTGKPEQRPSSSLAVNKETKGEKPLPVSTIPDEDEEYTDSRVQETSECSQFSELQSARRGRGRGRPRKPKPSTNPTSSANHASPGESSKGEVSGHVSGTSEKTTGRGGRKRQHTEDTAAGGGRRKRQQTVAVLPQTPGQKRYNLRRNKTVDQVPANVENDAAGGEDDADIAASAPSKDNVEGTSESVVEPLRARRLESSEVRVERVVTVETTTATANTNVGVSVANTEVAANIAMSPSVEDDQTQRTVNEDKNEEYEDGNDEEDYEEQEDDDDDDGDDDDDDGDDDDDDGGSPRPGEGSIRKKLWTFLTT, encoded by the exons ATGTTCACGCCGCAAAGAAAACAGTGGATGTCTCCGGCGATGACGCCGAGAAGCGAGACGCGTGTTACTAACCCTAGAAACGCCGATAGAAAGGGAAAGGCGATTGCGTTCAGCGAGGACCCGGTTAATTCGACTCTTCCGCCGCCTCCGATTGGAACTCTGACCGGAGAAGGCTTTTCGAGAGGTGAGGCTGATGATATGGATATGGGCGATTGGAGGAGGTTTAGGGAAGTGGGTTTGTTGGATGAGGCATCAATGGAGAGGAAAGATCGAGAAGCGCTTCTTGAAAAGATCTCTACACTCGAAAAGGAG TTATATGGCTACCAGCACAACATGGGACTTCTTCTCATGGAGAATAAGGTGTGGGCTTCGAAGCACGAGCAACTAGATCAGGCGTTACTAGAAGCTCAAGAGATCCTTAAAAGAGAACAGTCATCACATCTGTACGCATTGACCACTGTGGAACAACGGGAAGAGAACTTGAGAAAAGCCTTGGGTTTGGAGAAGCAATGTGTAGAGGAG CTTGAAAAGGCTCTTCGTGAAATGCAAGAAGAGAATAACAAGACAAGGCTCGCTTCCGAAGCTAAATTAGCTGAAGCGAATGCTCTGGTTGCTAGTGTTACCGGGAGATCTTCGGATGTGGAAAGTAAGATTTATTCTGCTGAAAGCAAACTCGCAGAGGCAACTAGGAAGAGCTCTGAGCTGGAAATGAGATTGAAGGAAGTGGAGACTCGTGAGAGGGTCCTGCAACAAGAGCGGCTTTCGTTTGCTAAAGA GCGAGAATCATATGAAGAGACTTTCCATAAGCAAAGAGACTACCTTCATGAATGGGAGAAAAAGcttcaagaaaaagaagaatcgATGCCTGAACAGAAGAGAAGCCTGAATCATAGAGAGGAAAAGGttaatgaaaaagaaaagaacttgAAGTTGAAAGCAAAAGAACTTGAAGAACGAGAGAGGAAGATTGCTTTGTCAATGTCAAAGTGTAAGGAAACTGAAGAGGATTTGAATAAGCGACTGCAAGAATTGACTGCAAAAGAGAAA GAATCTTGCACACTCCAGAGCATGCTAATGGCAAAGGAGAGGGAGTTGCGAGCACTTGAAGAGAAGCTTATTGCTAGAGAAGGG ACAGAAATTCAGAAGCTCATTGATGATCAGAAGGCAGAATTAGCTGATAAGATGCTGGCATTTGAACAAGAAtgtgaagagagaagaaaatctCTGGACAAGGAACTCCAAAGAAAAACGGAAGAAGTTGAACGACAGAGAGTTGAAATTGATCATGGCGAGGAGAAGCTGCAGAAAAGAAATCAAGCTCTGAATAAGAAGTTTGAGCGAGTGACTGAAAAAGAAATGGACCTTGAAGCAAAGTCTAAAGCtattagagagaaagaaaaagacatACAAGCTGAGGAGAAAAGGTTAAGTTTGGAAAAGCAACAATTACTTTCTGATAAGGAGAGCCTCATGGATTTACAACAAGAGATTGAAAACATCCGGTctgagatgatgaagaaggaggaTGCGATCCGGGAAGAACTCAAAAGTCTTGAAATCAAGAAAGGAGAGAGGGAAGAATACCAGAGACTGCAATCTGAACTCAAGTCCCAGATAGAGAAATCAAGACTCCACGAGGAGTTTCTTTCGAAGGAAGTTGAAAATCTGAagcaagagaaagagagatttgaaaaggagtgggaaataTTGGATGAGAAGCAAGCCGAGTATAATAAAGAACGAATGAGAATTTCTGAAGAAAAAGCAAAGCTTGAGAGGTTTGAAATGCTGGAACGAGAAAGattgaagaaagaagagagtgcTTTCAGGGTTCAGATAAAGCAGGAACTGGACGATATTAGACTGCAGAGAGAATCGTTTGAAGCCAATATGGAACACGAACGTTCAGCATTACATGAAAAGGCCAAACTTGAGCATTCTAAGGCGCTTGACGATCTAGAAACGATGAGAAGGAATCTTGAAATTGAAcaacaaaagagaaaagaagaagacgagAAAGCTCTACAAGACAGACTGTCTCAGTTTGAGGATAAAAGAATGAAAGAGCTTAGTGATATCAATCGCCGTAAGCAGGCTTTGAATAGGGAGATGGAAGAAATGGTGTCGAAAAGGGGTGCTCTCCAGAAGGAAAGTGAAGAAATTGCCAAACACAAGGAGAAACTCAAAGAGCAGCAAGCAGAGATGCATAATGACATCAGTGAACTTAGTACACTCAGCATCAACCTCAAGAAACGTAGGGAAGAGTTTGCACGTGAAAGGGGTCGGTTTCTAGCATttgttcaaaagctcaaggatTGTGAGAGTTGTGGGCAGCTGGCGAATGAGTTTGTACTCTCTGATCTCCAACTACCGtataacgaagaagaagctattCCGCCACCTAACGGAGTTGTGAGTGACCTGCCAGAAAGTTCTGATGAGTCTGACTCCTGTAATATCAACAAATCTCTAGACAGAGATGCATCAGGAAGTGGTAGAAGGCCCAACATGTCGATACTGCAGAAGTGCACATCGATACTTTTCTCACCAAGTAAAAGAGCTGAGCATGATATGGACACAGGCAAGCCTGAGCAGCGTCCATCCTCCTCACTGGCCGTTAATAAGGAAACAAAAGGTGAGAAACCACTGCCAGTTAGCACAATTCCGGACGAGGATGAGGAATATACAGACAGTCGAGTACAAGAAACTTCTGAATGTTCTCAGTTTTCTGAGCTTCAGAGTGCCAGGCGTGGACGTGGACGTGGCAGACCTAGAAAACCCAAGCCTTCTACGAATCCTACTAGTTCGGCCAATCATGCCAGCCCTGGAGAATCATCAAAAGGTGAAGTGAGTGGTCACGTATCTGGTACTAGCGAGAAAACAACAGGCAGAGGTGGAAGGAAAAGACAGCATACTGAGGATACTGCTGCTGGTGGTGGACGTCGTAAGAGACAACAGACTGTTGCTGTCTTGCCGCAGACCCCTGGCCAAAAACGCTACAATCTGAGGCGGAACAAAAC CGTAGACCAAGTCCCAGCAAATGTTGAAAATGATGCAGCTGGTGGTGAAGATGATGCAGACATTGCTGCCTCTGCGCCATCGAAGGACAATGTCGAAGGAACTAGCGAATCGGTGGTGGAACCTCTTCGAGCTAGAAGATTAGAAAGTTCGGAAGTTAGGGTTGAGAGAGTTGTAACG GTGGAAACAACTACTGCTACTGCTAATACCAATGTGGGTGTTTCGGTTGCAAATACAGAAGTAGCAGCTAACATCGCTATGAGCCCCTCTGTTGAAGATGATCAGACGCAGAGAACAGTCAATGAGGATAAGAATGAAGAATATGAGGATGGAAATGATGAAGAAGATTACGAGGaacaagaagatgatgatgatgacgatggtgatgatgatgacgacgatggtgatgatgatgatgatgatggtggatcACCAAGACCTGGTGAAGGATCCATAAGAAAGAAGCTGTGGACTTTTCTCACCACATAA
- the LOC106351237 gene encoding small polypeptide DEVIL 4-like: MKLGSSQSMGGSKRRVSSRGLGAVLKEQRAKLYIIRRCVVMLLCWND, from the coding sequence ATGAAGTTGGGATCAAGTCAAAGCATGGGAGGTTCAAAGAGACGGGTGTCGAGTAGGGGACTTGGAGCTGTTCTTAAAGAACAAAGAGCTAAGCTTTACATCATTCGAAGATGTGTTGTCATGCTTCTTTGTTGGAACGATTGA
- the LOC106351238 gene encoding piriformospora indica-insensitive protein 2, translating to MMWRMFCSLLLLSLLVRCTGDESLPEVTYSEQAPMDKREREALYSAIQGFVGDSWNGSDLYPDPCGWTPIQGVSCDMYTDLWYVTDLSLGLIHENSLPCSSSLEIRPELFELKHLRSLSFFNCFISPMVLAKDGWINFAANLDSLEFRSNPGLIGKLPETLGNLTNLKSLVVLENEFSEELPASICNLKSLKRMVLAGNTFTGMIPNCLQGLKKLLIMDLSRNSFSGTLPSSVGDLTSLLKLDLSNNFLEGKLPQELGLLKNLTLLDVRKNRFSGGLSNNIERMQSLTELVLSDNPMGGEMVGTKWEKMRNLVILDVSKMGLRGEIPTGLTNLKRLRFLGLNDNNLTGFVPSELEALPCIGSLYINGNNLRGELRFSRKFYEKMGRRFKAWKNPNLCQPFEIVMSESQKHLLPLGVKPCT from the exons ATGATGTGGCGAATGTTTTGCTCTCTTCTCTTGCTATCTCTACTTGTTAGGTGTACCGGTGATGAATCTTTGCCTGAAGTAACCTATTCTGAACAAGCTCCAATGGACAAAAGAGAACGAGAAGCTTTATACTCTGCGATTCAAGGATTTGTAGGTGATTCTTGGAATGGCTCTGATCTCTATCCTGATCCTTGTGGTTGGACTCCAATTCAG GGTGTTTCGTGTGATATGTACACTGACTTGTGGTATGTCacggatttgagtttagggcttattcatgaaaactcacttccttgctcctcaagtcttgaGATAAGGCCAGAGTTGTTTGAGCTCAAGCACTTAAGATCCCTCTCCTTCTTCAACTGCTTTATCTCTCCCATGGTGTTAGCTAAAGATGGTTGGATAAACTTTGCAGCTAACTTAGACTCGCTTGAGTTTAGATCCAATCCTGGTCTCATTGGGAAACTTCCTGAAACACTCGGCAACCTCACAAACCTGAAGTCCTTAGTGGTTCTTGAAAATGAGTTCAGTGAAGAGCTACCAGCGAGTATCTGCAACTTAAAGAGTCTAAAGAGAATGGTCTTGGCAGGGAACACGTTCACTGGAATGATCCCGAACTGCCTCCAAGGCTTAAAAAAGCTTTTGATCATGGACTTGAGCCGTAACTCTTTCTCAGGAACATTGCCTTCATCTGTTGGAGACTTGACTTCATTGCTCAAACTTGACCTAAGCAATAACTTCTTGGAAGGGAAGCTACCTCAAGAACTTGGGTTGTTGAAGAATCTGACACTATTGGATGTGAGGAAGAACAGATTCTCTGGTGGGCTATCCAACAACATTGAAAGGATGCAATCTCTAACGGAGTTGGTGTTATCAGACAATCCAATGGGTGGGGAAATGGTTGGAACAAAATGGGAGAAGATGAGAAACCTGGTCATTTTAGATGTTTCcaaaatgggtttaagaggtGAGATTCCCACTGGTCTAACCAATTTGAAAAGGTTGAGGTTTCTTGGTCTGAACGACAACAATCTTACCGGTTTTGTTCCATCCGAACTTGAAGCTTTGCCTTGTATTGGTTCGTTATACATCAATGGAAACAACCTAAGAGGGGAACTTAGATTCTCTAGGAAGTTCTATGAGAAGATGGGAAGAAGATTTAAAGCTTGGAAGAATCCAAATCTTTGTCAACCATTTGAGATTGTAATGTCTGAATCTCAGAAGCATTTGCTTCCTCTTGGAGTGAAGCCATGCACTTGA
- the LOC106346437 gene encoding probable galacturonosyltransferase-like 3: protein MCLRLCLFLLFPIAISSVTTTDTDLPAFREAPAFRNGRECFKTVWSPEDRTHNPSIIHIAMTLDAIYLRGSVAGVFSVLQHASCPENVVFHFIATQRRSADLRRIISSTFPYLTFQIYHFDPNLVRSKISSSIRRALDQPLNYARIYLADLLSASVRRVIYFDSDLVVVDDVAKLWGIELGRHVVGAPEYCHANFTHYFTSRFWSSQGYKSALKGRKPCYFNTGVMVIDLGRWREGRFTVKLETWMRIQKRHRIYELGSLPPFLLVFAGDVEPVEHRWNQHGLGGDNLEGLCRNLHPGPVSLLHWSGKGKPWLRLDSRRPCPLDSLWAPYDLLRYSPLISDS from the coding sequence ATGTGTTTACGTTTATGTCTGTTTCTGCTGTTTCCAATCGCGATTAGCAGCGTTACTACCACCGACACTGATCTCCCCGCGTTTCGAGAAGCCCCGGCGTTTCGAAACGGCAGAGAATGCTTCAAAACGGTATGGTCACCGGAGGATCGCACACACAACCCTTCGATCATCCACATCGCGATGACTCTCGACGCCATCTACCTCCGCGGCTCGGTCGCCGGAGTCTTCTCCGTTCTCCAGCACGCCTCTTGCCCCGAAAACGTCGTTTTCCACTTCATCGCAACTCAACGCCGCAGCGCCGATCTCCGCCGCATAATCTCCTCCACGTTCCCTTACTTAACCTTCCAAATTTACCATTTTGACCCTAACCTCGTCCGCAGCAAGATCTCCTCCTCCATTCGCCGCGCCTTGGACCAGCCGCTAAACTACGCCCGGATCTACCTCGCCGATCTCCTCTCCGCCTCCGTGCGCCGCGTGATCTACTTCGACTCCGATCTCGTCGTGGTCGACGACGTGGCGAAGCTCTGGGGGATCGAACTTGGCCGTCACGTCGTCGGAGCTCCGGAGTACTGTCACGCTAACTTCACCCACTACTTCACTTCAAGATTCTGGTCGAGCCAGGGGTACAAGTCGGCGCTGAAAGGGAGGAAGCCGTGCTACTTCAACACCGGCGTGATGGTGATCGATCTAGGGAGATGGAGAGAAGGGAGGTTCACGGTGAAGCTTGAGACGTGGATGAGAATCCAGAAACGGCACCGTATCTACGAGCTGGGGTCTTTGCCGCCGTTTCTGCTGGTTTTCGCCGGAGATGTTGAACCAGTGGAGCACAGGTGGAACCAGCATGGTCTCGGGGGTGATAACTTGGAAGGGCTTTGTCGGAATCTGCATCCGGGTCCGGTGAGTTTGTTGCATTGGAGCGGGAAAGGGAAGCCATGGCTAAGGCTTGACTCCAGAAGGCCTTGTCCGTTGGATTCGCTTTGGGCTCCTTACGATTTGTTGCGTTATTCACCGTTGATCTCTGATAGCTGA
- the LOC106346440 gene encoding probable phospholipid-transporting ATPase 11, which yields MAGGRIRRRLHLNNIYAFTCRKSTFQEDHSQIGGPGFSRVVYCNEPNSPTAERRSYAGNYVRSTKYSPASFVPKSLFEQFRRVANFYFLVTGILSLTPLSPYGAVSALLPLGFVIAASMVKEGIEDWGRKRQDIEVNNRRVKVHGGDDGIFREEEWRELRVGDIVRVEKDEFFPADLLLLSSSYEDSVCYVETMNLDGETNLKVKQGLEATSSRLHEDSDFKEFKAVVRCEDPNADLYTFVGTLHLEEQRLPLSVQQLLLRDSKLRNTEYVYGAVVFTGHDTKVIQNSTDPPSKRSRIERKMDKIIYMMFSIVFLMSFIGSIIFGIETREDRGGKTERWYLKPDNAEIFFDPERALMAAIYHFLTAVMLYSYFIPISLYVSIEIVKVLQSIFINNDILMYYEETDKPAHARTSNLNEELGMVDTVLSDKTGTLTCNSMEFIKCSVAGTGYGRGVTEVERSMAMRSGGSALVDDLNVVADRSGPKIKGFNFQDERVMKGNWVKQREAAVLQKFFRVLAVCHTAIPERDEATGAISYEAESPDEAAFVVAARELGFEFFSRTQNGISIRELDLATGQRVEREYRILNVLEFNSARKRMSVIVRDEDGKLLLLSKEADNVMFERLAKDGCKFEEKTREHVNEYADAGLRTLILAYREVDEEEYVEFSKNFNEAKSSVTEDRESLIDEITDQMERDLILLGATAVEDKLQNGVPDCIDKLAQAGIKIWVLTGDKMETAINIGFACSLLRQEMKQIIINLETPHIKALEKAGEKDVTEQASRESVVKQMEEGKALITRGPSDTDSHEAFALIIDGKSLTYALEDDFKNKFLDLATGCASVICCRSSPKQKALVTRLVKSGTGKTTLAIGDGANDVGMLQEADIGVGISGVEGMQAVMSSDIAIAQFRYLERLLLVHGHWCYSRISSMICYFLYKNITFGVTLFLYEAYTSFSAQPAYNDWFLSLFNVFFSSLPVIALGVFDQDVSARFCYKFPLLYQEGVQNLLFSWKRIIGWMFNGLISALAIFFICKQSQEHQLYNPNGKTAGREILGGTMYTCVVWVVNLQMVLAISYFTWVQHIVIWGSVALWYIFLMIYGAITPTFSTDAYKVFLEALAPAPSYWLTTLLVMIFALIPYFVFKSVQMRYFPGYHQMIQWIRHEGQSNDPEFVEMVRQRSIRATTVGSTARRAASVRRSGRFHDQLNKNTIAISREEK from the exons ATGGCGGGAGGTCGGATAAGGAGAAGACTACACCTAAACAACATCTACGCCTTCACATGTCGCAAATCTACATTTCAAGAAGATCACTCACAGATCGGAGGACCAGGCTTCTCTCGAGTTGTCTACTGCAACGAACCCAACTCTCCCACCGCCGAACGTCGTAGCTACGCCGGCAACTACGTCCGGTCAACGAAGTACTCTCCCGCCTCCTTCGTACCCAAATCTCTCTTCGAGCAGTTCCGCCGCGTCGCCAACTTCTACTTCCTCGTCACCGGAATCTTGTCGTTGACCCCGCTCTCTCCCTACGGCGCCGTCAGCGCTCTCTTACCCCTCGGCTTCGTCATCGCCGCGAGCATGGTCAAAGAAGGGATCGAAGACTGGGGGAGAAAACGACAGGACATCGAAGTGAACAACAGGAGAGTGAAGGTTCACGGCGGAGACGATGGGATATTCCGGGAAGAGGAGTGGAGGGAGCTTAGAGTCGGAGATATAGTGAGAGTCGAAAAGGACGAGTTTTTTCCGGCGGATCTTTTGCTTCTGTCGTCGAGCTACGAAGACTCGGTTTGCTACGTGGAGACGATGAATCTCGACGGTGAAACGAATCTGAAAGTGAAACAGGGCTTAGAGGCGACTTCGTCGCGCTTACACGAAGATTCCgattttaaagagtttaaaGCCGTCGTGAGATGCGAAGACCCCAATGCGGATCTTTATACTTTTGTCGGAACGTTACATTTGGAAGAACAGAGGCTTCCTTTGTCTGttcaacagcttcttcttcgggATTCGAAGCTTAGGAACACAGAGTATGTTTATGGAGCTGTTGTCTTCACTGGACACGACACAAAG GTGATTCAAAACTCAACTGACCCTCCATCAAAGAGAAGCAGAATCGAGAGGAAAATGGACAAGATCATTTACATGATGTTCAGCATAGTGTTTCTGATGTCTTTCATCGGATCAATCATCTTTGGAATCGAGACAAGAGAGGACAGAGGAGGAAAAACAGAGAGATGGTACTTAAAACCAGACAATGCAGAGATCTTCTTCGATCCAGAGAGAGCTCTAATGGCTGCCATCTACCATTTCCTCACCGCGGTTATGCTTTACAGCTACTTCATCCCCATCTCTCTCTACGTCTCTATCGAAATCGTTAAAGTTCTTCAGAGCATTTTCATCAACAACGACATACTTATGTACTACGAGGAGACTGATAAACCCGCGCACGCTAGAACATCGAATCTCAACGAAGAGCTTGGGATGGTGGACACGGTTCTGTCGGATAAAACGGGAACACTGACTTGCAACTCCATGGAGTTTATCAAGTGTTCTGTAGCTGGGACGGGTTACGGACGAGGTGTGACTGAAGTTGAAAGATCTATGGCTATGAGAAGCGGCGGTTCGGCTTTGGTTGATGATTTGAACGTTGTAGCGGACCGTTCTGGTCCTAAGATTAAAGGGTTTAACTTCCAGGACGAGAGGGTTATGAAAGGGAACTGGGTTAAGCAACGAGAAGCAGCGGTTTTGCAGAAGTTTTTTAGAGTGTTAGCTGTTTGTCACACGGCTATACCTGAAAGAGATGAAGCCACCGGGGCCATCTCTTACGAGGCTGAGTCTCCTGACGAAGCTGCGTTTGTTGTTGCGGCTAGAGAACTCGGGTTTGAGTTCTTTAGCCGCACGCAAAACGGGATATCAATCCGTGAGTTGGATCTTGCAACAGGGCAGAGAGttgaaag GGAATATCGGATACTAAACGTTCTTGAGTTCAACAGCGCTAGGAAGAGAATGTCTGTGATCGTGCGTGATGAAGATGGGAAGCTTCTGTTACTATCTAAAGAAGCTGACAA TGTAATGTTTGAAAGACTTGCAAAAGACGGGTGTAAATTCGAAGAGAAGACACGAGAGCATGTTAACGAATATGCAGATGCAGGTCTACGGACATTGATACTTGCTTACCGCGAGGTTGATGAGGAAGAGTATGTAGAATTCAGCAAGAACTTCAATGAAGCTAAGAGCTCGGTGACTGAGGATCGTGAGAGCTTAATCGATGAGATCACTGATCAAATGGAACGCGATTTGATTCTCCTTGGTGCTACTGCTGTTGAGGATAAACTTCAAAATGGG GTTCCAGATTGTATAGACAAGCTTGCTCAAGCAGGGATAAAGATTTGGGTTCTAACCGGAGACAAGATGGAGACAGCAATCAATATTGG ATTTGCATGTAGTTTACTTAGACAAGAGATGAAGCAGATCATCATAAATCTTGAGACGCCACATATCAAAGCATTGGAGAAAGCTGGAGAGAAAGATGTGACTGAACAG GCATCAAGAGAAAGCGTGGTGAAGCAAATGGAGGAAGGAAAAGCTCTAATCACAAGAGGACCAAGCGACACAGACTCTCATGAGGCATTTGCGTTGATCATTGACGGGAAGTCACTAACGTACGCCCTTGAAGATGATTTCAAGAACAAGTTTCTTGATTTAGCCACAGGATGTGCCTCTGTTATTTGCTGCAGATCATCACCCAAGCAAAAGGCATTG gttACACGGTTGGTCAAAAGTGGAACTGGGAAGACAACTTTAGCTATTGGAGATGGAGCAAACGATGTTGGAATGCTTCAAGAAGCAGATATTGGTGTTGGAATCAGCGGTGTTGAGGGAATGCAAGCGGTTATGTCTAGCGACATAGCCATTGCTCAGTTCAGATACTTGGAGCGTCTCTTGCTCGTTCATGGTCACTGGTGTTACAGCAGAATCTCATCAATG ATATGTTACTTCTTGTACAAGAATATCACCTTTGGTGTAACCTTGTTCTTATACGAAGCCTACACATCTTTCTCTGCTCAACCAGCATATAACGACTGGTTTCTGTCGCTTTTCAACGTCTTCTTCTCTTCGCTTCCCGTCATTGCTCTCGGTGTTTTTGATCAAGACGTCTCAGCTCGCTTCTGTTACAAG tTCCCATTGCTCTACCAAGAAGGAGTTCAGAACCTTCTCTTTAGCTGGAAAAGAATCATTGGATGGATGTTCAATGGACTAATCTCGGCTCTCGCCATTTTCTTCATCTGCAAGCAATCCCAAGAACACCAACTCTACAACCCTAACGGCAAAACCGCCGGCCGGGAAATCCTCGGAGGGACAATGTACACTTGCGTAGTATGGGTGGTCAAtctccaaatggttttagcCATAAGCTACTTCACTTGGGTCCAACACATTGTAATATGGGGATCAGTTGCTTTATGGTACATCTTCCTCATGATCTATGGAGCTATCACTCCCACCTTCTCCACAGATGCTTACAAAGTCTTCCTCGAAGCCTTAGCTCCAGCTCCATCTTACTGGCTTACCACTCTCCTTGTCATGATCTTCGCTTTGATCCCTTACTTTGTCTTCAAATCGGTTCAGATGAGATACTTCCCTGGTTACCATCAAATGATTCAGTGGATCCGGCACGAGGGTCAGTCTAACGATCCTGAGTTTGTGGAAATGGTTAGACAAAGATCAATTAGGGCGACGACGGTTGGCTCCACTGCGAGAAGAGCCGCTAGTGTACGGCGTTCCGGTAGGTTTCACGATCAGCTCAATAAGAACACCATTGCTATCTCAAGAGAAGAGAAATAG